Genomic window (Microcoleus sp. FACHB-672):
CCGGCTAGAACTGCCTGAAGATCCTGAAGAGACGGGTCCAGACGAGCGAGTTGATGAGGTTTGGGAACTGCTGCGTTGGTTTTTCCCGAATGTGGAATGGGTATTACCGTTGGAACTGGTGCCTGGGTTCTTCCCGAATGAGGAATGAGTATTACCACTGGAACTACTGCGTTGGTTTTTCCCGAATGAGGAATGCGTATTTCCACTGGAACTGCTGCGTTGGTTTTTCCCGAATGAGGAATGCGTATTTCCACTAGATGAGAATCCGGATGCTGAGGAAGTTGCTAACGCCTGATTTAAAACTTGCATCTGCTGCGTAACTGCTGGCGGGCGCTGGCCGGTTCGCGCCCACTGCAACAGCGCAGTCGAGGTAATGCAACAAAGATTTGGAGCATTTAAAGATTGCATCCGTTTCAAGAGCGATAGACTCGTAGAAACAAAAACCACCAGCTTGCCTGGTTGCTCTTGCGACACACCGTAGGCGGATTGAGCCACTGCAACCACCAGTCGCGCTTGCCCGCTCAACTCTGCACTGGCTGCGGGTTGTAGGGATGGATGGCTAGTATGAGCATTCGTCAGATGCCACCCACTCTTTGGCCAAAACCGCATAAATTCCCGCGCCACTTGCTCTTGGGCCGGTTCTGGGGCACTATCGCACAGCAATTCAATTTGCTCGTAAACCACTTGGGGCACATAGCAGGTGCCCGCCCGGGAATAGGTTTCCCAATCCCGCGCTCTGCCGGCCATCAAGGCGAAGATATCTAAAACCACCACAACCGGAGGAAGTGCACCTGATTTCATATCATTAACGTTTAAATTAATCCACTTTTATAATAATCCCGAACTCAGTCTCGCTTCTGTAACAGGTTTTTCATCATTTTCACAATAAATTTTTCTCCTCAGGCTGTTTATTTATAAAATTGTCCAGGTTTATTGACGGTCGTCGTAGGGCACGGCAGTGCAGTGCCCTGGAGATCGTCCCCAACATTAAAACCGAAGTAGATGGATCTGAGCGATCAGCCGCCGATGCCCAGACGACCGGCAAAGCTCGGAGCGAAGGGAATCAGAGTTGCTAGCATCAGAAATAAAGCCAGCAAACCCAAAGCCGCACGGGCATCATCAGGTTCTGTTAGCTCATTTAGACTAGGGCGTTCTAAATTCCGTTGCAGAAACACGATTGCAAGTGCCCAATATAGGGCTAAAGGATTTACGAAAGATGTGAGTGCTAGCACAATTAAAGTTGCGACAGTCGTGCGACCGGCAATTTTGCGACCGTAGATCGCTTGCACAACACGACCCCCATCCAACTGGCCGGCGGGCATTAAGTTAATTGCGGTCAGCAACAACCCCAACCACCCAATGATTGTCAGTGGGTGAACATCAACGAGGGGCTGTTGCAAGGCGGAACCCAAAACAACTCTTGCCAAACTACCCACTAGAATAGAGCCTTTGAAAAACTCAGAAGGAACTTGAAATAAACTTCCTTGATGAGAAAGTACCAACCCGACGAGCAGCATCCCCAAAGAAATAACTCCACCAGCAGCCGGCCCTGCAAAGGCAACGTCAAACAGCACCTGCCGGTTGGGTAACAGCGACTCAAATCGGTTCAAAGCCCCAAACGAGCCAAGTTGCCAAGCTGGAATGAAGAAAGGCCAACTAAAGCGAACGTTGTGACGTTTGGCTAGCACTTGGTGGCCAATTTCGTGCGCTAATAAAACTGCCCAGATGCCGAGGCTGAAGGGGAGAATTTCCCCAAAACGACTCGTGTTATTAAAAAAATCAAAATTGAGAAACAATCCGCCCATCTCAAACGTGGTGGCTATTGTGGCCAGCAGTAGGACAAGCGCCAAAACTTTTTGACTTAAAGTCAACGGTTGCGGATCATTGCTGCTGGGTAAAACAATCACAACCGGCTTATCTTCTTGATTGGGAACCATAAACAGCCGATAGCGCTCACCCAATCGCTGCTGCAACTCAGCAGCTAAGCGGGCGTAAACTTTACCTGGTTCTCCGCGCAGATTGCCCTTGAAAATTGCTCCATTTTGATAGGAGATCGTTTCAGTTGCAAAAAACGTATCAATCCCAAAAATTCCTTGGATCATTTTGAGATCCTCGGATGGGATGGGAAGTACATCTGCTGGACGGTTTGCCGGCAGCGGTACTGAGATAGAGGGTTCACTGTTGGTGAAATTCTCAGCCGGCTTCTCGCCGGTGGCATCCAAATCTTCACTCGACTTCAACATGGACTCAATCCGCTCTCGCAGCGCCTCATCCTGGCCGGCTGCTCGCAACTGATTGCCTAAGAAGATGTACAGTCCAGCTGAGGCGACCAACAAAAATAGGATGCTGACGAGGTTAAGGTACAGGCCGGCAGCGAACAAACCAAAAAATATCAACCAGGGAGCCATTAATGATACCGACTGCAACCAGGCTATAATTCCCAGTTTGCCGAATGGCTTGGCCCGATAATACCCCCAGCCCAATATGCCTACAGCAATTAGTAAAATTGCAATCGTTGCGGCATTCTCTGTTGCAATACCCATTTCCAAACCTTTGCTCCTGAGACAAGGCCCGACGCAGTCAGGCATTAAAATCGCTGCTCCTACCACAGAGGGAGTTGCGACAATTACATCTAATCTTACCTAGTGGCAACCACTAAGACGACATCGAATATGGCAAAGACAATGGAAAGGGGGAGAATGAGAGAGTGGGAGATGGGGAAATCAGTGCTATATGATGTTGGTTAGGTTGAGAAACCTAACACCTCAAATGCTTATCTGTGTTGAGTTTCGCCTTGCTCTACCCAACCGCCCCATCTGTTCCATTCTTTGCTGAAATAGGTCTGAGGGGGCAACCCGCGTCTCACAACCTTTGATCTATCGAGGTTTAAGCGAATTTTGGTGAAAAAAGATAGGTCAGCCATTGTCAAGAAAACCTATCTATTAAAAATTATTCTTCAATTTGTTCAAACTTAGTTAGAAAATCAACTGTGCCGATATTAATTATTGTTTTTGAACAAAATACTCTACGTCCAACATGATATTAAATAAATTAGCCTAGAAAAAATTGCAAGTGCCTTGCCTTACTCATTATGTTTGAAAACAGACGCAAAAAAGTCCACCAATTTTCATTATTACCAAGCCTAAATATCAAAAAATTTTAGGTTCTTGACCCAAAATATTGGCTATATCAGACTTTTCAAAATTAGCAAAATATAAAGAAATTAAACTTTAATCATTTTGATAGAACGACTAATCTTTGTAAAATTCAAAAGATAAAATATCACAAATATGTTTATCAAAATCTAACAATCATAAATTCTTTCATTTGAATTTCATTAACAATTTGGGAGCAAGATTAAAAGAATATTTGTTTTTAGTTGAGAGCAGTAGCCGCAAAACCTTATAAGTTGAAGACTGAGAATAGATTCCATTTTATCAATCTCAAAAACATTAGAGTCTGCTTTATTTTTTGCTATTATTGTACCTAATTCAGCCGGCA
Coding sequences:
- a CDS encoding site-2 protease family protein; amino-acid sequence: MGIATENAATIAILLIAVGILGWGYYRAKPFGKLGIIAWLQSVSLMAPWLIFFGLFAAGLYLNLVSILFLLVASAGLYIFLGNQLRAAGQDEALRERIESMLKSSEDLDATGEKPAENFTNSEPSISVPLPANRPADVLPIPSEDLKMIQGIFGIDTFFATETISYQNGAIFKGNLRGEPGKVYARLAAELQQRLGERYRLFMVPNQEDKPVVIVLPSSNDPQPLTLSQKVLALVLLLATIATTFEMGGLFLNFDFFNNTSRFGEILPFSLGIWAVLLAHEIGHQVLAKRHNVRFSWPFFIPAWQLGSFGALNRFESLLPNRQVLFDVAFAGPAAGGVISLGMLLVGLVLSHQGSLFQVPSEFFKGSILVGSLARVVLGSALQQPLVDVHPLTIIGWLGLLLTAINLMPAGQLDGGRVVQAIYGRKIAGRTTVATLIVLALTSFVNPLALYWALAIVFLQRNLERPSLNELTEPDDARAALGLLALFLMLATLIPFAPSFAGRLGIGG
- a CDS encoding PIN domain-containing protein; the protein is MKSGALPPVVVVLDIFALMAGRARDWETYSRAGTCYVPQVVYEQIELLCDSAPEPAQEQVAREFMRFWPKSGWHLTNAHTSHPSLQPAASAELSGQARLVVAVAQSAYGVSQEQPGKLVVFVSTSLSLLKRMQSLNAPNLCCITSTALLQWARTGQRPPAVTQQMQVLNQALATSSASGFSSSGNTHSSFGKNQRSSSSGNTHSSFGKNQRSSSSGNTHSSFGKNPGTSSNGNTHSTFGKNQRSSSQTSSTRSSGPVSSGSSGSSSRLRAPKPASTTKSRTADATAVKKDKSESVFIRQRPRSVAHVRSFKPNLFVSLISGVIALVALVVAAGIIWQLAQPASFNVFWQKQVMPVWQQKVVPAIPSQMRQQLGIK